The genomic interval TCGTCTGTCCCAGTTCGAGCTTCAAAGAATGGTAGGAAACAAGGCCCGTTGAATTTCACCCTAACAATACCTGCCacttttgattgcattttgttGCAAATCTTTAGCCAAAACATAAATGGGTACAAAAGATAGAGGATCAGTTAAAAATTTGCACATAGCGAGTGGTTTGATCTGTAAAGAATTTCTTGGACTCAAACAACAAACACAGAAACGTTGGGTAAGAGGCAGAAGAATCTGAAAAATAACTTCAACTTCAGATCGAATGGGCTAAACATCAGTCAATATCCATGAAAAAGAGTCCAACGatgtttttctccaaaaacGGACCTCTACGTACTTTAGGCAAATGCTAAAGCATGGGGATTTTAAATAAAATAGTGAGTTGAAACTACTATTTCCAGGTGCTTGTCACACAACTGACAAACCAATCGCATAGCTTGATCAAACTATAGTTCAAAAAGTGCTTTTGGCAGAAGCCTATACGAGTGTCTACACTCTCTTAGTTGAGAACTCCAGTGTTCGAGCAGAAATGTCCAAGGTGTTTAGATCTCAATGTCATCTTGTGTTATGTGTTCGATAAAGTCAAAAGACAATGGCCGGAAATACTAAAAGCAACAGAGCTCTCTCAAGTCTTTATGCACATTCGTAGGCTGTCGTTGATGAGTTTATTCGATGACTTACTACAATCAAGGCAAAAAACAACAGCTAATAAATGGAAGGATGGACGGATGAACCAAACAAAGCGATGCATGTGACATAAAATCGACTACGTGGACCTTCAAACTCCTGATCCCGTGTAAACACAGCATCACTGCGCTGTAGCAGCTTTCAGGCTCTCCCCTCGAATCGAAGTTCAGAGCTCTTGTGCTTACATAACCAGAGATTGAGGCATTTGGAGATGCCTCTTTCGCCTACAATAATTAGCAACAGATTGTACCACCTGCGGCCAAAAAGCACATACTAATGACCAGATTCAAGACAATTCACCGAAATGTTTCTACGAGCCTTAGGGGCTCTTCGTGTTCATCAGAAAAGAAAGCCAAGGACTCCAAGGCCATGCAAATGTTCTGTACATAAGCGAATTCAAGTTCTTGGTAGACGAGCATTGTGTTTGAGAGAACCCACTGAATTGAAAAGGTCAATAAATAACAAGATGTTTGAACGCCACAATCCCCCCTCTGAGATGTGATCGAACctaacttgaaagagaaaGCATGGGCTGGAACATTTGATCACTCCGTCAACCCAACTGGATCTCTccaaaaggtttgaaaataatATCAGAAGcgtagtgctggggcgagtccggactcgactccgagtgcactcgagccttttatttgaatttggagaatTTGACATGtccaagaggaaaaaagtaattttgccATTCATTGGTCTGGCTAATATTTTCTACTCCAAAAGTTACAAAGTTCATCTGTATCGTCTACGTATGTCTAAAAGTGCGCAAAACAATTAACAGAACTCTACGGTGTAATTACTTCGTACATTGATGACATGCTTTGTCATATTCAGGGCTAAATGCAACAACAATCAACATATCTTTAAAAGAAATCACCTTCATGTTACAATTTTATTAAATAGCCCGAAAATGAAGACTCAGTGAAAGAAAAACTTGACATTTGATACGTTTTCGCACTTTCCTGAGCacattttcacttgtttcccATTTTCTAGATTTTCCATTAACTAAAGTCTccaaaagtgccaaatttgCCAATAAATATAAAACCCCCAGATTTGATTTATCCAACAATctatctttttggtttggaaacCCTAGAGCAGATACATGAAGTATCATAAGCATTGGTATACTATTGGTAAGCTTACACcaaattaaacaaaaaaaacaaacaagcaaagCTTATAATTGTGATGAGCTTAAACATTaaaataatgtaaaaaagatcaaatgtgAAGAATACCTACACTATTTGGACAAGCAGATTATCCGCCAGTACCGTGATGAGATTTTGTTTCCACAATTGCATATCTAGGTGTTGTTTCACGATCACGGAGAGGTGCAGAAAAACTTGATCCTTGGTGAAGCATGGAGAGAACTTGTTGCAACTTGCTTGCACTAAACTAATAGCAGAGTTCGTTCGCCTTTGATGCTTTTTGGTTGGGGTTGTTGGATTGACGGATAATAACCAGATGCAGAGGAAGGGCGTGCCTCTCATCATTCGAGATGCAAAACCTACCTGACACTCACTCTAGGCAGCCAATAAAAGCATCTGCAATACTTCATGAAGGCCCGAAATATCGTAATATTCGTTTGgtttgttgcctttttgctaaaaagaccaattttcaagaaaaagagcttgGTAAAGAATCTCTGGAATGACTTGAAAGACCGAGCCTTTTCAATCCGATAAGACTAGACTCTCTCCAATTGCAGGGGTCTCAAAAGAACCGAACTACTTTAATGCATCTCttctattttttgaatgaaaaacgCATGAACTGGAGCTTTAAAGAAAATAGTAGGATAATCACTCTACTTAAATTTTCAACAACATCACAGTAATGTCGGTTCAAAGCTCATCAATCATGCAAAGAGCTGTCCCATCAAGGGTCATTTTGGAAAGAAGAACGTTTGTGACTCGATAAGtgatttttctatttttaagGCCGTAAAAAGAGTTTCTGATCAAATCTGAAAGGGTACATTAAAAATCCAAATCCTCGCTCTTTATGCACCTTTTTTAAGCCTTTCGATATCAGAAAAACGGCATGGTTTGTTCTGCTCCGTTTCTTTTTAAAGCACCCTGTACTTCCAGAGTCGTTCCTTTTTCGCCTCACAGTTTAACCATTGGCCTTTGATtgaccaaatatttgcaaaaactATTTGCAGAACTTCTGGCCACAGCTCGGATGGGGCTATGTCATAGATTCTCAAGTATCGTCTTCGTCAATCAAACGTGGAAATTGGAAATCTCGGACAACTTATCAAGCAATTAGCAAACTATCAAAACGAGAACCGCCCGTTCATGTATTGAATCCACGAAAAAGTCAAGGATATACCATCAATTTCCAACTACTCTCCCGTTTGTTCCTAACAATCAGTCTCTGGCCAAACAATGGCTTTAACTCTGTAAGTAATGATCTGATATTGAAAAAGCTTCGGCTTAAATTCAAAACTGCCATGTGTCAACAAGATTTGAGCGTGGCTTAGAGCATTCCTCCAAAGCAACGGGACATGTTCTTTGGGCTCTTTTCGGtcgaaagaagagaggaatgGATGTGATGGATCAAGCACAACCGCCCCATCGTTGATGTCCTTGTCCAAAGGTGCGCCACTTCATACAGTTGCTGTTCTAGTCGACACATAAACGTAACGTTCCTAGTATATACATATATGATGAGTGTGTGTGTAGAAGGATGTGGTTGAAGCCGGCAACTTGGACTCTGTCTGCACAGGGTGAAGTTGGACTGGACAAAGCCGGGAGGATTGGGTGTTTGTGTCAACGCTTTACTTGGTATGATTTCAAAGCTTCTCAACCCTCCCTTATACTCTGTTTGTCCAGGCACAAATCTACGCGGTACTGTGCTTGGCTTAGCAGCGTGTGAATAGGCGTTGACTTGTGGGATGCCTGGGAGTGTCCGAGTTGACAACAGGATGgtatgtgcgtgtgtgtataGTAGACTCTTGTAGCCATGACCAACATGGTTGGGCGAGTATGCGGAGAATCTCCCCAACTATTCGGCCTAGGCAGAACCCGGTCGGCATAATGGCTTGGACAAATCTATAAAAGACGGCGGGAGGCTGGTACGGACATAATTTGTGTTGTCGTCTCTAAGTTAGAAGATCTCCTTTGATTCATCCTAGGAGATTGATCATACTATCGTGAAGTGTCCCTCTCTACACTTGTCATACTCTCCTCCCGAAGAGCTCAAGTAAAAGTGACAAGTTCACATCAGACGAAGAGCACAAATTAAGTCACACTTCAGAATGAAGGTCTTCATTGTAAGTGATCCCTGGGATCTTAACTGTTTTAGAGTAAACGCAATGgtttattttcaagcaaactATTAGGTCATGCTTTGTTCTTCTTGAATGATTCATTCATGTTTTAATAGTTTAATAGTGCTCAAAATGTTGGATGATATCCTAATTGCATTTACATAGtaaaaaatcgaaaatttCTACGGGGTCACTGCAGAACATACCCTCAAGACGGCGATATTAGATTCGACATCACAATTGCTTTACGCTTTAAAATGCATGTGAATCATACGAGTCATATATTGATATACTAAGGAAAGATATCATGGCgttcttttgttttgcagactttgggtttgtttttgtcatTGGGGTTATTGGCTCAGTGCGCTCCCCAAGAGAAGCCTGCTGTTCCCAAGGCCCCAAGTCAGCCATCGCTTCTTGAGAACTTCAACGAAGTCAATCCCGATGGAACCTATAAGTTTGGTTACAAGGCTTCCGATGGAACATTTAAATCCGAAACCAAAGACAAGAATGGAGTTGTCACTGGTGAATAAAGAGTTGAGACAATGTGTCATTTGGATCTTGTATTCCTATCTGCATTTCAGGCAAGTATGGCTTTATCGATGGCGATGGTCAATTGAAAGTGGTGGAGTACTCCAGCCAAAATGGAACGGGGTTCGAGCTCCTAGGAGCAGAGCAGCCCACCTCCATCCCCGCTGAAGCTTCTCCCGCTTCCAttaatcaacaacaacaacaacagcaacaattCAATCCTCAGCCAGCCGTGCCCACAGCTCAAGCTTCCGCCTCCTCTCAAAGCTCCAGCCCCTCCTCGGCGCCTGTTAAACTGTCGCCCCAACAATTGCAAGCCTTCCAACAAGCTCAACAACCCCCGCCCACACAAAACCAACTTCTTACCCTGCAAGCCCAACAGAACCGTATTCAAGCAGCCCAAAATGCCGCCAAGATTGCTCGAACTCAACAGGTTTTGTCTccccaacagcaacaacaacaattacaacaacaacaacaacaacaaggccGCCAGCCCACTCCCTTTCAAGGCAATCCCattcaacaacagcaacagcaacagcagcaacaacctTTAACTGAGCAGCAGATCTTGGCTCTTCAAGGCCGCCAACCCTCTGCCTTTCAGATCAACTCTAACCAACGCCAACAGGTTCCTCAGTTCTCTGGACAAGTCCAACCTCAAGCTCAACCACAGGCCGTACCTCAAACTCGTTCCCAACCTGCTCAAACCCTGGCTCCCTTGGAACTCACTCAAGAACAATTGGACTTTTTGAGCCGTCAAAGGCAACAGATCTCCGTCGTCCAGGACCAGATTGCTAACGCCAGGAAGGCCGGAGCTGAGTTTCAGCTTCCCTCTCCGTTTGCTCCCCAGGCCCCAGCTCAACAACAAAGACCATTGCCCGGAGGCGTCAGCCCCTTTACTCGCGCCAGTTTCCCTAgtcaacaacagcagcagctgcagcagcaacaacaacaacagcaacagcaacagcaacaacaattgTTCACTCGTGAGCAAGTTGAACAACTATTAGCTCAGCAGAGAGGAGTCCAAAACCAAGCTGGCATTCCTCCCCAATTCCTGCAACAGCCCAGAGCTCTCGGATCGGCTCCCACTGCCCAACGAAAGCAACCCGTCTTCAACGCCGCTACGTTCAATCCCAATGTCTCGATCCGATCTCAATTCAACTCCTCATAAGTTATGTACCACGTTATGCGGAATTCAGACTCGTCCATCATCCAATAACCAGCCATATTGGCCAGCGACAAATGACAACACTCATTCCATGTAATGAAATTCTGGAACACCAACAATAAACAACACTTCTAAATAGAGTTACTTGTCGTACCTCAAAGGGAGTTATTTGGGTTCGATGATCGTTCAAGTCTCTTGAAAGACTAAAGCACTAGAGCATTAACGTGTGATTGTTGGAGTGTTGATATTACCAATTCTAAATCTCAAAAATGTAAGGCATAGTTGTCATATGTAAAGGGGTTTTAAAGAGTTTCATATACTGGTCTAAACTATTTCAACTTCGggtaaaaaatgaagtgttGTTCTTGTGACCTTggatcaaagaaaaacatttggaatttaAGCTATGATGACTAATTAACTGTCATCAATAGTAATTCTCAATTAAGCCCATAATGTTAAGGTTTACCAAACACCAACGAACAAAGTTGTTCTTGAAAGCCCAAAACATGGTGACATAGAGCAAGAGCTAAAATCTATTTAAGGTAAAGTTTATGACCAGTGAACTTCACTTCTTTTAACTTTGGGTCAATGGATAGAGACACATTTCTTTAACATTTCCAACTCACGTTACTGTTTTacagcttggcctctgtagCATTATTGACTGACTATCAATGTCGTCTGTCCTCTATCTCTCGCCAAGGTCCTGGGGagaacaagcttttgcttaacGAGAACCTGAGGAATGACATGCTCATGAAACACCTGATATTTTAAGATGCAGACCCCAAAAATCTAGTTGCTGAGTGTAtctaatcatgatcaaagtaaTCCTGAAATATAATCTATCTATATGTTATTAGCTAGCAAGTCAGCATCAATTGCTTCGtgaatgtaattaattacatttatgAATACATGGGTTTGAAGTGTAATTTGTTTCAACAAtcttaatgtttttttaagaattgttttgaaaacaaacatggCATGCTACTTTAATCtttggaaatgcaaagaaaattcaCCTTGTTCAGATAATGTCTTGCTGAACATCTGTCAAATTAGCATCAGGGTGAAATGAGATAGATTTGTTTAAAGCATATTAAATACGGCGCAGAAAACCTTGGGAAATAAATTGAACGACGATGCAGATCTATATATCGATGTATATTTAACAATGATTTAAAAGTCTGAGCGTGAAAATGTTTCACATGGGTGagaatgtaattgtaattagtaccaaatattacataaagtatgaaaggtaataaatagacgaattataacatttcattttaatagtatatATAATTGATCACAATTACTGTACAcgaaaatgtaattgtaattacaatTGCAACACAGGTGTGTCTATTAGGAAAAAAGTGTGGTTGAGTTTATTTCCTCGTTTGCTGTCAAAGCGTACAAGGCTATCACTTTGGGCTAGTTTTTCCCTTTTAAGACTTTTGGTTTCTTTCGCCACTACCATTGTTCCAACT from Tigriopus californicus strain San Diego chromosome 5, Tcal_SD_v2.1, whole genome shotgun sequence carries:
- the LOC131881098 gene encoding putative uncharacterized protein DDB_G0271606 encodes the protein MKVFITLGLFLSLGLLAQCAPQEKPAVPKAPSQPSLLENFNEVNPDGTYKFGYKASDGTFKSETKDKNGVVTGKYGFIDGDGQLKVVEYSSQNGTGFELLGAEQPTSIPAEASPASINQQQQQQQQFNPQPAVPTAQASASSQSSSPSSAPVKLSPQQLQAFQQAQQPPPTQNQLLTLQAQQNRIQAAQNAAKIARTQQVLSPQQQQQQLQQQQQQQGRQPTPFQGNPIQQQQQQQQQQPLTEQQILALQGRQPSAFQINSNQRQQVPQFSGQVQPQAQPQAVPQTRSQPAQTLAPLELTQEQLDFLSRQRQQISVVQDQIANARKAGAEFQLPSPFAPQAPAQQQRPLPGGVSPFTRASFPSQQQQQLQQQQQQQQQQQQQQLFTREQVEQLLAQQRGVQNQAGIPPQFLQQPRALGSAPTAQRKQPVFNAATFNPNVSIRSQFNSS